The Streptomyces sp. NBC_01268 genome segment ACCGACGGCCGCTTCCACACGGCCCTGCATCTGTCCCGCCCCCTCGCTCACGCGGCCGCTCATCCGCTGCACACCCTGCTGCCGGACCCCTAGCAAGAGGGGGCGCGCGCCTTTTCTTCCGGGCGCCGCACCGGGGGAGAATGAATACCTGTGTTCGCGGTCTGAGGATTTAGCGGGTCTCGCGGGGAGAGTTTTTGTCGGCAACACGCAGGGGAAAATATTCGACACGCACAGGCTGCCGCGCCGTGCTACCTTCGAACCAGTTGCAGTTTTGGTACCCGAAGACTTCAAGCGCCTCCCGTCGGCCACAGGCCACATGGAGCGCTTTGTATTTACCGGTCATTTTCCGGGCAGGGCATCATCGCGGCGACACGGAGTCCGTAAGGTACGGGCTCTGGCGTACTGCCCAAGGAGATATGACATGGCGAGTGGCACCGTGAAGTGGTTCAACGCGGAAAAGGGTTTTGGCTTCATCGAGCAGGACGGTGGCGGCCCTGACGTGTTCGCCCACTTCTCGAACATCGCCGCCCAGGGCTTCCGTGAGCTTCAGGAAGGCCAGAAGGTCACCTTCGACATCGCGCAGGGCCAGAAGGGCCCGACGGCCGAGAACATCGTTTCCGCCTGACGCCGGCGCACCATACGTAGCTGGGGCCCGCATCCCTCGGGGTGCGGGCCCCAGCTGCATTCTTTTCCCAGGGCTCCCACTTCCTCCCGCGCCGCCGCGACTTCTCCGCCTGCGCGCGCCGACAATTCTTTGTCCTGGATAGAGCCGCTTGCTTTCTCATTTCGTTCGGCCCGTGCCTGTGATTCCCAGCGCTGTTCATCCGCCGGCGGAATTCCTCGATACGCGCCGTATCAAGGAAGGTTCCGCATGAACCCCACCCGCACGAACAGCCGTTCCTCCCGTGCCCGCCGCGACGGCGGCCGCGGACACGTCTCCCCCACCGGTTCGGGCCGGAGCAACCGCTTCGGTTCGTCCGCCCCGAGCCGATCGGGAGCCCCCGGGCGCGCCGGCGGAGGCGGCCGGCGGCCGGCCGCGGTGCAGGGAGAGTTCGCCATGCCGAAGACGGTCACCCCGGCGCTGCCCGCCGTCGAGGCGTTCGCCGACCTCGACCTGCCGAAGGCCCTGCTGACCGCGCTCACCACGCAGGGCGTGTCCGTGCCGTTCCCCATCCAGGGAGCGACGCTGCCGAACTCCCTGGCGGGCCGTGACGTCCTGGGGCGCGGCCGGACCGGCTCCGGCAAGACCCTCGCCTTCGGCCTGGCCCTGCTGGCCCGCACCGCCGGGCAGCGCGCCGAGCCCCGACAGCCGCTCGCCCTGGTCCTGGTACCCACCCGGGAACTCGCCCAGCAGGTCACCGACGCCCTCACCCCCTACGCCCGCGCCGTGACGCTGCGCCTGGCCACCGTCGTCGGCGGGATGCCGATCCGCCGGCAGGCGAACGCGCTGCGCGGCGGTGCCGAGGTCGTCGTGGCCACCCCGGGCCGCCTGAAGGACCTCATCGACCGCGGCGACTGCCGACTGGACCAGGTCGCGATCACCGTCCTGGACGAGGCCGACCAGATGGCCGACATGGGCTTCATGCCTCAGGTCACGGCGCTCCTGGACCAGGTCCGCCCCGGCGGTCAACGGATGCTGTTCTCCGCGACGCTGGACCGCAACGTGGATCTCCTGGTCCGCCGCTACCTCACCGACCCCGTCGTCCACTCCGTGGACCCCTCCCAGGGCGCGGTCACCACGATGGAGCACCACGTCCTCCATGTGCACGGCGCCGACAAGCACCGGCTGACGACCGAGATCGCGGCGCGCGACGGCCGGGTGATCATGTTCCTGGACACCAAGCACGCGGTGGACCGCCTCACCAAGGACCTCCTCGACTGCGGTGTCCGGGCCGCCGCCCTGCACGGCGGGAAGACGCAGCCGCAGCGGACCCGCACCCTCGCCCAGTTCAAGACCGGGCACGTCACCGTCCTGGTCGCGACGAACGTCGCGGCGCGGGGCATCCACGTCGACCACCTCGACCTCGTCGTCAACGTGGACCCGCCGACCGATCACAAGGACTACCTCCACCGCGGCGGCCGTACCGCGCGGGCCGGTGAGTCCGGAAGCGTCGTCACCCTGGTCACCTCCCAGCAGCGACGCGGCATGGCCCGCCTCATGACGGCCGCCGGGATCGTGCCCCGTACCACCCAGGTCCGTTCCGGCGAGGAGGAGCTCCGCCGGATCACGGGCGCCCAGACCCCGTCCGGCGTCCCCGTGACGATCACCCCGCCGCCCCCCGAGCCGAGCAGGCGCGGCGCGACCTCTCGTGGACGGCGCCGCCCCGCTTCGGCCTCCCGACGCGTCAGCGGGCGTCGGCCCGCCTTCGACGCGGCGGCCTGAGCCCCACGTGATTCGGAAGTCGACCCATCTCTGCAGGAGGTACGTCGTGACACCGCTCCAGACGCAGCCCCGCTCGGCCTCTCCCTTCCCCGCGCGCAGGACGGTGACCGACGCCACGGACGGGGGAGGACTGGAGGTCTGGGACGACATGACCGTCGAGGTGGCCCTGGCCGTCATGGCCGGCGCCCGCGCCGGACGCCTGCTCGTCTGCGACGCCGACGGCCTGTACACCGGACTGGTCACCCCGGCCGAGCTCACCGCCGTCCGCGACAGCCCCGCCTACACGGACCGCCTCCGACTGCGCGACCTGCCCGGCGACGGCCCGACGGTGACCCGCGGGCGGACGTGAGCCGACACCCGAACCGCCCACAGGGCCCGACCGGCACCCGCCGGTCGGGCCCTCTCGCGTATCGGCGGGGGACGGGGGGCACGGTGCCGGCGGCCTCGGACGCGGGCGCCGCACGTGCCCTTCGGGCAAGCGACCGGGCGCTGTCGCGTGTCGTGCGCGTTCGGTTACCTGTTCACAGGACACGAAAAAATCTATGTCGGCCGGAGTAGACATTGGGCACTGGCGTGCTTATGGTTTCTCTCGTAGCCCAGAGAGAAAGAAGGGCCTGGCAGAGACGAACTGCCGGCAGTACAGGTTGTCGCAAGAGCAGGACGGTGCGGCGGTGGAGTTTCGAAGCCAGGGCTTTCGCAGGACGGCGACGGGACTGGCGGCCGGACCGGGTGGCCCGCAGTGATCAGGGGCCGCCGCAAGCGGGACCGCGGTCATGACAGGTGCGGTACCCGTGAGTGCAGTGCGCAGTACCCAGCAGTGAAGTCAGTGAGCGGTACCCCTGGTGAAGGCGTCGGCTGCGGACGCGCGCACCGGGGGGTTCGGCAGCGGGGTTCCAAGCCAGAACAGACGCAGGAGAGGCGACGGGGCCGGCTGTCGAGGAGTGGCGCTGTCACGGGCCACTGAGCAGTTCGCATCACCAGGAACACCCGTAGTACGCAGTTCCCCGCAGTAGAAGTGGATCGACGAGGAAGAACGGAGGAACCCACGCCATCAGGATCGCCCGGGCGAAGCTGAGCCCGGGTACCGCAGGACATCGATAGTGAGGTGGTCTCCGGTCAAGCAACCGCGATCCCCGCAACCCCGACGGCAAGCAGGTCGGGTGCGCGGACACAGAACGCCGGCGCAGTATCAGGGCCGGCGGGTGGTGTAGAAGTTCCTTCGGGGCCCTGGTGCCATTACGGCACCAGGGCCCCTCAACGTGTTTCCCCAGAGAGGTGCAAATGACAGCAGACGACTCGTACGGCCGTCTCGACGACGACGACTACCCCGCCTACACGATGGGCCGGGCCGCCGAGATGCTCGGCACCACACAGGGCTTCCTCCGCGCCATCGGCGAGGCCCGCCTGATCACCCCGCTGCGCTCGGAGGGCGGCCACCGCCGTTACTCCCGCTACCAGCTGCGCATCGCCGCACGCGCCCGCGAACTCGTCGACCAGGGCACACCGATCGAGGCCGCGTGCCGCATCATCGTCCTCGAGGACCAGCTCGAAGAGGCCCAGCGCATCAACGCCGAATACCGCCGCGCCGCCGCGTCCGACGCCGACACATCCGACGCGCCACCAGACTCGGCTTGAGGTGAGCCCGCCCACCGTCGGCATCGGCCGAAGGGTGCGCCCCAGGAGCTCGGCGGAGGATCGCTCACGAGCAGACGCCCGCGCCTGGTCCGCCCCGTGTCGGCACGACGACCGGCCTGCGCGGATTCGGTTCCCGTCCTCCGCTCCCTCGCAAAGCCCCAGGTCAGCGACCTGGGGCTGGTGTTTTCGTCCAGCCCCGTCTCCCCGCCCTCGCACTGAGGACGTGAACGGCTGCAGCGCATGGAGGCGCGCGGGCGCATACTGGCGGCAATGACAAAGCCAGGAGCACCCAAGCGCTTTCTGCCCACCAGTCCCTTCAAGGCCCCGGTCACGCGGCCTCCGACGCAGTTCGCCGTAGGCGACCAGGTCACCCACGACGTGCACGGCCTCGGCCGGGTCATCGGCATCGAGAACGGAATCGCGGCGTTCGTGGATTTCGGCTCGACGCGAGAGCGGATCCTGAGTCCCTACGCCAAGATGAGCAAGCTGTAGGGCCACCCGGGCCCGGTCACGGCACACGTCCCGTCGCGCATCCGGAACGTATCGGGGAGCGCTCGGGACCGTATCGGCGGCCAAGGGCCAAGGGCGGGTGACGCGGAGCCCTCTTATGC includes the following:
- a CDS encoding MerR family transcriptional regulator, producing MTADDSYGRLDDDDYPAYTMGRAAEMLGTTQGFLRAIGEARLITPLRSEGGHRRYSRYQLRIAARARELVDQGTPIEAACRIIVLEDQLEEAQRINAEYRRAAASDADTSDAPPDSA
- a CDS encoding cold-shock protein codes for the protein MASGTVKWFNAEKGFGFIEQDGGGPDVFAHFSNIAAQGFRELQEGQKVTFDIAQGQKGPTAENIVSA
- a CDS encoding CBS domain-containing protein → MTPLQTQPRSASPFPARRTVTDATDGGGLEVWDDMTVEVALAVMAGARAGRLLVCDADGLYTGLVTPAELTAVRDSPAYTDRLRLRDLPGDGPTVTRGRT
- a CDS encoding DEAD/DEAH box helicase; protein product: MNPTRTNSRSSRARRDGGRGHVSPTGSGRSNRFGSSAPSRSGAPGRAGGGGRRPAAVQGEFAMPKTVTPALPAVEAFADLDLPKALLTALTTQGVSVPFPIQGATLPNSLAGRDVLGRGRTGSGKTLAFGLALLARTAGQRAEPRQPLALVLVPTRELAQQVTDALTPYARAVTLRLATVVGGMPIRRQANALRGGAEVVVATPGRLKDLIDRGDCRLDQVAITVLDEADQMADMGFMPQVTALLDQVRPGGQRMLFSATLDRNVDLLVRRYLTDPVVHSVDPSQGAVTTMEHHVLHVHGADKHRLTTEIAARDGRVIMFLDTKHAVDRLTKDLLDCGVRAAALHGGKTQPQRTRTLAQFKTGHVTVLVATNVAARGIHVDHLDLVVNVDPPTDHKDYLHRGGRTARAGESGSVVTLVTSQQRRGMARLMTAAGIVPRTTQVRSGEEELRRITGAQTPSGVPVTITPPPPEPSRRGATSRGRRRPASASRRVSGRRPAFDAAA